A portion of the Musa acuminata AAA Group cultivar baxijiao chromosome BXJ1-1, Cavendish_Baxijiao_AAA, whole genome shotgun sequence genome contains these proteins:
- the LOC135674055 gene encoding small ribosomal subunit protein eS1-like has protein sequence MAVGKNKRISKGKKGGKKKTVDPFSKKDWYDIKAPSVFNVRNIGKTLVSRTQGTKIASEGLKHRVFEVSLADLQNDEDQAHRKIRLRSEDVQGKNVLTNFWGMDLTTDKLRHIVRKWQTLIEAHVDVKTTDNYTLRLFCIAFTKRRPNQVKRTCYAQSSQIRQIRRKMREIMVNQATTCDLKDLVLKFIPDVIGKEIEKATSSIFPLQNVYIRKVKILKAPKFDLGKLMEVHGDYKEDVGVKVDRPAEDVQMEGESEVAGA, from the exons atGGCTGTCGG GAAGAACAAGCGGATCTCGAAGGGGAAAAAGGGAGGCAAGAAGAAGAC GGTCGACCCTTTCTCCAAGAAGGATTGGTACGACATCAAGGCTCCCTCCGTCTTCAACGTCAGGAACATCGGGAAGACCCTCGTCTCGAGGACGCAGGGCACCAAG ATTGCATCTGAGGGCCTCAAGCACAGAGTGTTTGAGGTCTCTTTAGCTGACCTTCAGAATGATGAGGACCAGGCCCACAGGAAGATTCGGCTCCGATCAGAGGATGTACAAGGAAAAAATGTTCTCACCAACTTCTGG ggCATGGACTTGACGACTGACAAGCTCAGACATATAGTCCGCAAATGGCAGACTCTGATTGAAGCACATGTTGATGTGAAGACTACCGACAATTACACTCTGCGACTATTTTGCATTGCTTTCACCAAGAGGCGCCCAAACCAGGTCAAGCGCACTTGTTATGCCCAATCCAGTCAGATAAGACAG ATACGTCGCAAAATGAGGGAAATTATGGTCAATCAAGCTACAACCTGTGATCTGAAGGATTTGGTGCTGAAGTTCATTCCTGATGTAATTGGAAAGGAGATTGAGAAAGCAACTTCAAGCATTTTCCCTCTCCAAAATGTGTACATCCGCAAAGTAAAAATCTTGAAGGCCCCCAAGTTTGACTTGGGAAAGCTTATGGAG GTCCATGGTGACTACAAGGAGGATGTGGGTGTCAAGGTGGACAGACCTGCAGAAGATGTCCAGATGGAAGGTGAATCCGAAGTTGCTGGCGCCTAA
- the LOC135674058 gene encoding LIM domain-containing protein WLIM1-like has product MAFQGTTTKCMACDKTVYLVDKLTADNRVYHKACFRCHHCKGTLKLGNYNSFEGVLYCRPHFDQLFKMTGSLDKSFEGTPKVVKPEKYVDNENANKVSSAFAGTQEKCVGCSKTVYPIERVTVNGTAYHKSCFKCCHGGCVISPSNYIAHEGKLYCKHHHIQLFKEKGNYSQLENDEAEAKSESSAA; this is encoded by the exons ATGGCGTTCCAGGGGACGACCACCAAGTGCATGGCATGCGACAAGACGGTGTACTTGGTCGACAAGCTCACCGCCGACAACCGCGTCTACCACAAGGCCTGCTTTAGGTGCCACCATTGCAAGGGCACCTTGAAG CTGGGAAACTATAATTCCTTTGAGGGAGTCCTGTACTGCCGACCTCACTTTGATCAGCTCTTCAAGATGACCGGCAGTCTGGACAAAAGCTTTGAAG GGACCCCAAAGGTTGTCAAACCAGAGAAGTATGTCGATAACGAG AACGCAAACAAAGTCTCCAGTGCTTTCGCTGGCACCCAAGAGAAGTGCGTTGGATGCAGCAAGACTGTTTATCCAATTGAAAGG GTGACGGTCAACGGAACTGCGTACCACAAGAGCTGCTTCAAATGCTGCCATGGCGGATGCGTCATCAGCCCTTCGAACTACATCGCGCACGAGGGAAAGCTGTACTGCAAGCATCACCACATCCAGCTGTTCAAAGAGAAGGGGAACTACAGCCAGCTTGAGAACGATGAAGCAGAAGCTAAGTCAGAATCCTCTGCTGCGTAA
- the LOC103990656 gene encoding ADP-ribosylation factor-like protein 8b, producing MGWWEALLNWLRSLFFKQEMELSLIGLQNAGKTSLVNVIATGGYCEDMIPTVGFNMRKLTKGNVTIKLWDLGGQPRFRSMWERYCRAVSAIVYVVDAADRDNLPTSRSELHDLLSKPSLSGIPLLVVGNKIDKPETMSKQGFTDEMGLRSIADREVCCFMISCKNSTNIDSVIHWLVKHSKSTN from the exons ATGGGATGGTGGGAAGCTCTCCTCAACTGGCTCCGAAG CCTATTCTTCAAGCAAGAAATGGAGCTGTCTTTGATCGGACTTCAGAATGCTGGGAAAACTTCCCTTGTGAATGTCATTGCA ACTGGTGGATATTGTGAGGACATGATTCCTACA GTTGGATTCAATATGAGGAAGTTGACTAAAGGAAATGTTACAATCAAATTATGGGATCTCGGAGGCCAGCCTAGGTTTCGCAGTATGTGGGAGAGATATTGCCGTGCAGTCTCTGCCATTGT GTATGTTGTCGATGCAGCGGACCGTGATAACTTGCCCACCTCAAGAAGTGAACtacacgatcttttaagcaagccATCGCTCAGTGGAATCCCGTTGCTGGTGGTTGGAAACAAAATTGACAAGCCTGAAACTATGTCGAAGCAGGGCTTTACAGATGAAAT GGGCCTGAGATCTATCGCGGACAGAGAAGTCTGTTGCTTCATGATCTCATGCAAGAACTCAACCAACATCGACTCTGTCATACATTGGCTTGTGAAGCATTCAAAGTCGACGAACTGA